From a region of the Janthinobacterium sp. 61 genome:
- the mutM gene encoding bifunctional DNA-formamidopyrimidine glycosylase/DNA-(apurinic or apyrimidinic site) lyase: MPELPEVEVTRRGVAPHIEGRAVRAVVLRRDGLRWPFPPDLGEQLSGQTIGLTGRRGKYLLIHFRHGTLIIHLGMSGHLRVLPTGTEAQKHDHFDLVVEDADGGSQVLRMTDPRRFGAVLWHDEADGPLDGHALLRGLGTEPLEGGFTGQLLFEKTRNKGTNIKQVLMAGDIVVGVGNIYCSESLFRAGINPKTPARRIGLARYEKLAQAIRDVLAEAIVQGGSTLRDFIGVNGQSGYFQQTYFTYNRAGKPCRVCGAPIRQIVQGQRSTFYCVNCQK, translated from the coding sequence ATGCCAGAATTACCAGAAGTCGAAGTCACACGACGCGGTGTCGCGCCCCACATCGAGGGCCGCGCCGTGCGCGCCGTCGTGCTCCGCCGCGACGGCCTGCGCTGGCCCTTCCCTCCGGACCTTGGCGAACAATTGTCGGGCCAAACCATCGGCCTGACGGGGCGGCGCGGCAAATACCTGCTGATCCACTTCCGCCACGGCACGCTGATTATCCACCTGGGCATGTCGGGCCATTTGCGCGTGCTGCCAACGGGGACGGAGGCGCAAAAGCACGATCATTTCGACCTTGTCGTGGAAGATGCGGACGGCGGCAGCCAGGTGCTGCGCATGACGGACCCGCGCCGCTTCGGCGCCGTGCTGTGGCACGACGAGGCCGACGGCCCGCTGGACGGCCACGCGCTGCTGCGCGGCCTGGGTACGGAACCACTGGAAGGCGGCTTCACGGGCCAGCTGCTGTTCGAAAAAACACGCAACAAGGGCACCAATATCAAGCAGGTACTGATGGCGGGCGACATCGTCGTCGGCGTGGGCAATATCTATTGTTCCGAGAGCCTGTTTCGCGCGGGGATCAACCCGAAGACGCCGGCCCGGCGCATCGGCCTGGCGCGCTATGAGAAACTGGCGCAGGCGATACGCGACGTGCTGGCCGAAGCCATCGTGCAAGGCGGCAGCACCTTGCGCGACTTCATCGGCGTAAACGGCCAGTCCGGCTACTTCCAGCAGACGTATTTCACCTACAACCGCGCGGGCAAGCCATGTCGCGTATGCGGCGCGCCGATCCGCCAAATCGTGCAAGGACAACGTTCCACGTTTTACTGCGTGAATTGTCAAAAGTAA
- a CDS encoding tetratricopeptide repeat protein, which produces MKNAFAIVTLSALMATHAMAQTPVAPANAAAGPSTAAPVAPQEEGAESKAGAKEDAKAEGLPKVELSSDLLYKLTKAEMEFKSGQWQGPYVTMMVAAQQTRDPRLARRASEMALSAKQGGEALAAIRLWRELAPDSDEATQFFLGFVVLTDKIEEAEPIFAERLANAPAGARGVALFQMQQILSRSNDKLYAYSMVTRLVQPYLDMFEAHLVLAQGALSIGERERAIGEANKALAIKPNSELAVLTLAQVTGEPEAAGKVLATFLQKNPDAVEVRGAYARLLVEQKQLEPARDQFLLLLKSQPDNVGGLYALGIVALQLEDTKGAEQYFKRFLAVLEKSPGDTRDPFKALMILSQIAETRGDTAGAIAWLDKVDNSASSGYVEARLRRAQLIARGGNLDAARKALTEIETDDPASQAQVLLVDAQFLRDAGYVQSAYTVLENALLRFPDNPELLYDYALLAERLDKLDLMEASLRRVMVLAPDNQHAYNALGYSLAERGIRLEEAHALIEKALQMAPGDPFIMDSMGWVQFRMGNLAAAENALRRAYAVRSDPEIAVHLGEVLWQKGDKEEAQKLWRDAQGKDPKNEALKSTLARLNVSL; this is translated from the coding sequence TTGAAAAACGCTTTCGCCATTGTAACCTTGTCCGCCCTGATGGCCACGCATGCCATGGCACAGACGCCTGTTGCCCCCGCTAATGCTGCGGCCGGCCCCTCTACGGCCGCGCCCGTCGCGCCACAGGAAGAGGGCGCCGAGTCCAAGGCGGGCGCCAAGGAGGACGCCAAGGCGGAGGGTTTGCCGAAGGTCGAATTGAGCAGCGACTTGCTGTACAAGCTGACCAAGGCTGAAATGGAATTCAAGAGCGGCCAGTGGCAAGGGCCGTACGTGACGATGATGGTGGCGGCGCAGCAGACGCGCGACCCGCGCCTGGCGCGCCGCGCTTCCGAAATGGCGCTGTCTGCCAAGCAGGGCGGCGAAGCGCTGGCTGCCATCCGCCTGTGGCGCGAGCTGGCGCCCGACTCGGACGAGGCGACGCAGTTCTTCCTCGGCTTCGTCGTGTTGACGGACAAAATCGAAGAAGCGGAACCGATTTTTGCCGAACGCCTGGCCAATGCGCCAGCGGGCGCGCGCGGCGTGGCCCTGTTCCAGATGCAGCAGATCCTGTCGCGGTCGAATGACAAGCTATATGCCTACTCGATGGTGACGCGCCTGGTGCAGCCTTACCTGGACATGTTCGAGGCCCATCTGGTGCTGGCGCAGGGCGCCCTGTCGATCGGCGAGCGTGAGCGCGCCATCGGCGAAGCGAACAAGGCGCTGGCGATCAAGCCGAACTCCGAGCTGGCCGTGTTGACTCTGGCGCAGGTGACGGGCGAACCCGAGGCGGCAGGCAAGGTGCTTGCCACATTCCTGCAAAAGAATCCGGACGCCGTCGAAGTGCGCGGCGCGTATGCGCGCCTGCTGGTTGAGCAAAAACAACTGGAGCCGGCGCGCGATCAATTCCTGCTGCTGCTGAAAAGCCAGCCCGATAACGTGGGCGGCCTGTACGCGCTGGGTATCGTGGCGCTACAGCTGGAAGACACCAAGGGCGCCGAGCAGTACTTCAAGCGCTTCCTGGCCGTGCTCGAAAAGTCTCCTGGCGACACGCGCGATCCGTTCAAGGCCCTGATGATTTTGTCGCAGATCGCCGAGACGCGGGGCGACACGGCGGGCGCCATCGCCTGGCTGGACAAGGTCGACAACAGTGCATCAAGCGGCTACGTCGAGGCGCGCTTGCGCCGCGCCCAGCTGATCGCCCGTGGCGGCAATCTTGATGCGGCCCGCAAGGCGCTGACGGAAATCGAAACGGACGATCCGGCAAGCCAGGCACAGGTGCTGCTGGTCGACGCGCAATTCCTGCGCGACGCCGGCTATGTGCAAAGCGCCTATACGGTGCTGGAAAACGCCTTGCTGCGTTTCCCCGACAATCCCGAACTGCTGTACGACTACGCCTTGCTGGCCGAACGCCTGGATAAACTCGATTTGATGGAGGCCAGCCTGCGCCGCGTGATGGTGCTGGCACCCGACAACCAGCATGCGTATAACGCCCTGGGCTACTCGCTGGCCGAACGGGGCATCCGCCTGGAGGAGGCCCATGCGCTGATCGAGAAGGCGCTGCAGATGGCGCCGGGCGACCCGTTCATCATGGACAGCATGGGCTGGGTGCAGTTCCGCATGGGCAACCTGGCCGCGGCGGAAAACGCCTTGCGCCGTGCCTATGCCGTGCGCAGTGATCCGGAAATCGCCGTCCACCTGGGCGAAGTGCTGTGGCAGAAGGGTGACAAGGAAGAAGCGCAAAAACTGTGGCGCGATGCGCAAGGCAAGGACCCGAAAAACGAGGCCCTGAAAAGCACCCTGGCGCGCCTGAATGTCAGTTTGTAA
- a CDS encoding outer membrane lipoprotein LolB — MPKKLFPLTLVCLALSACSTLTSPFSSGAAPSSQAVAPYREQLELTGRLNVVYQKDDRPESATVNFNWQQTAQRTDVTLYSPVGSTLATIAVTPQQAVLTQSGKAPRSAPDVDTLSAQMLGWSLPVSGLRDWLQGYAVGADGKRFVASPANDSVTTKDGWRLRYVSWQDAADNTPGALPQPRRIDAERNASAQADAVSLRIVLDPAPSAPAP; from the coding sequence ATGCCAAAAAAACTCTTCCCCCTCACGCTCGTCTGCCTGGCCCTGTCGGCCTGCTCGACCCTGACCTCTCCCTTTTCGTCCGGCGCCGCGCCATCGTCGCAAGCGGTGGCGCCTTACCGCGAGCAGCTGGAGCTAACGGGCCGCTTGAACGTGGTGTATCAGAAGGATGACAGGCCCGAATCGGCCACCGTCAATTTCAACTGGCAGCAGACGGCGCAGCGCACGGACGTGACACTGTATTCGCCCGTCGGCAGTACCCTGGCCACCATCGCCGTCACGCCGCAGCAGGCCGTGTTGACGCAAAGCGGCAAGGCGCCGCGCAGCGCGCCCGATGTTGATACCTTGAGCGCGCAGATGCTGGGCTGGTCCTTGCCCGTGTCGGGCTTGCGCGACTGGCTGCAGGGCTATGCCGTGGGCGCCGATGGCAAGCGCTTTGTCGCTTCGCCGGCCAACGACAGCGTGACCACCAAGGATGGCTGGCGTTTGCGCTATGTGTCGTGGCAAGATGCTGCAGACAATACACCGGGCGCCTTGCCCCAACCGCGGCGTATCGATGCGGAACGTAATGCCAGCGCGCAGGCCGATGCCGTCTCGCTGCGCATCGTGCTCGATCCTGCCCCTTCCGCACCTGCACCATGA
- the ispE gene encoding 4-(cytidine 5'-diphospho)-2-C-methyl-D-erythritol kinase, translated as MTLTTLNNCPAPAKLNLFLHVNGRRADGYHLLQTVFQLLDHGDTLHFALRDDTAIVRVTALAGVPEEQDLIIRAASLLQAEVLRRTGALPRGVDIAIDKVLPMGGGLGGGSSDAATALMALNRLWQAGLTREELMALGLPLGADIPFFIFGENAFAEGVGEALQPVTTPECWYVVIEPGVQVPTAAIFCAEGLTRNTEPVTIADFSRYLAEGNDAGGFGKNDLQQVACSLFKPVADAVEWLGAYGEARMTGSGACVFSAFGSQEEADAVLSNVPPVWIAWKAKALSRHPMLTLL; from the coding sequence ATGACACTGACGACTCTGAACAATTGCCCGGCCCCGGCCAAGCTGAACTTATTTCTACACGTCAACGGCCGCCGCGCCGATGGCTACCACCTGCTGCAGACGGTGTTCCAATTGCTCGACCATGGCGACACCTTGCACTTCGCGCTGCGCGACGACACGGCGATTGTCCGCGTGACGGCCCTCGCCGGCGTGCCGGAGGAGCAGGACCTGATCATCCGTGCCGCCAGCTTGCTGCAAGCGGAAGTGCTGCGCCGCACGGGCGCCTTGCCGCGCGGCGTCGATATCGCCATCGACAAGGTGTTGCCCATGGGGGGAGGCCTCGGCGGCGGTTCGTCCGATGCGGCCACGGCCCTGATGGCATTGAACCGACTGTGGCAGGCGGGTTTGACGCGCGAGGAATTGATGGCGCTGGGCTTGCCGCTGGGTGCCGACATCCCGTTTTTCATCTTTGGTGAGAATGCCTTTGCCGAAGGCGTGGGCGAGGCACTGCAGCCCGTCACCACGCCCGAATGCTGGTATGTGGTGATCGAGCCGGGCGTGCAAGTGCCCACCGCGGCAATTTTTTGCGCGGAAGGCTTGACGAGAAATACCGAACCCGTCACAATAGCGGACTTTTCCAGGTACCTCGCAGAAGGAAACGATGCGGGCGGGTTTGGTAAGAATGATTTACAGCAAGTGGCATGCAGTCTTTTCAAGCCGGTAGCAGATGCGGTAGAATGGCTGGGTGCTTACGGTGAGGCCAGGATGACTGGTTCCGGTGCTTGTGTGTTTAGTGCGTTTGGCAGTCAGGAAGAAGCGGATGCGGTGCTCAGCAATGTGCCACCAGTCTGGATCGCCTGGAAGGCAAAAGCGCTGAGTCGCCACCCGATGCTCACGCTGTTGTAA
- a CDS encoding ribose-phosphate pyrophosphokinase has translation MAYENLMVFTGNANPALAEGVAKNLGIPLGKANVSKFSDGEVMVEINENVRGKDVFVLQSTCAPTNDSLMEIMLMVDALKRASAGRITAAIPYFGYARQDRRPRSARVAISAKVVANMLEEAGVERVLIMDLHADQIQGFFDIPVDNIYASPILLGDLQKKNYQDLLVVSPDVGGVVRARALAKRLGCDLAIIDKRRPKANVSEVMNIIGEVEGRNCVIMDDMVDTAGTLTKAAEVLKERGAKKVVAYCTHAVLSGPAIDRISASPLDELVVTDTIPLSEAALACGKIRQLTCAPLLAETFKRIIKGDSVISLFID, from the coding sequence ATGGCTTACGAAAACCTGATGGTTTTTACCGGCAACGCGAATCCAGCGTTGGCAGAGGGGGTCGCAAAAAACCTCGGCATCCCTCTCGGTAAAGCAAACGTTTCGAAATTCTCCGACGGCGAAGTAATGGTCGAGATTAACGAAAACGTGCGCGGCAAGGATGTTTTTGTTTTGCAATCCACCTGTGCTCCAACCAACGACAGTCTGATGGAAATCATGCTGATGGTTGATGCCTTGAAACGTGCTTCCGCTGGCCGCATCACTGCCGCGATTCCTTATTTCGGCTACGCCCGCCAAGACCGTCGTCCACGCTCCGCGCGTGTGGCGATTTCGGCCAAGGTGGTGGCGAACATGCTGGAAGAAGCCGGTGTCGAGCGCGTCCTGATCATGGACTTGCACGCTGACCAAATTCAAGGTTTCTTCGATATCCCAGTCGACAATATCTACGCTTCGCCAATTTTGCTGGGTGACCTGCAAAAGAAAAACTACCAGGATCTGCTGGTCGTGTCGCCGGACGTCGGTGGTGTGGTACGTGCGCGCGCCTTGGCAAAACGCCTGGGCTGCGACCTGGCCATCATCGACAAACGCCGCCCAAAGGCGAACGTGTCCGAAGTGATGAACATCATCGGTGAAGTCGAAGGCCGCAACTGCGTGATCATGGATGACATGGTCGACACGGCAGGCACCCTGACCAAGGCTGCCGAAGTGCTTAAAGAGCGCGGCGCGAAAAAAGTCGTGGCGTATTGCACGCACGCGGTGCTGTCCGGCCCGGCGATCGACCGTATCTCGGCTTCGCCACTCGATGAGCTGGTCGTGACTGACACGATCCCCCTGTCCGAAGCGGCCCTGGCCTGCGGCAAGATCCGTCAATTGACGTGCGCGCCGCTGCTGGCCGAGACGTTCAAGCGCATCATCAAGGGTGATTCGGTTATTTCCCTCTTTATCGACTAA